The following coding sequences are from one Clostridioides difficile ATCC 9689 = DSM 1296 window:
- a CDS encoding YfbM family protein encodes MGMIGCYTKISEENVFKLQQSEENLQDFVFEDANENSTINIDKAWHAIHFTLTGCPFGGDDDNIFSKLVLSGNILMEIDGEFPVMLITANDVKKLSKAMNSLEEQAFRKRFNINEMLENNIYPVMNDESEDDFFEYVWANLIELKKFIQEASNDGLAVIFFIM; translated from the coding sequence ATGGGGATGATAGGATGTTATACTAAAATAAGTGAAGAGAATGTTTTTAAATTACAGCAATCAGAAGAAAATTTACAAGATTTTGTTTTTGAAGATGCCAACGAAAATAGTACTATCAATATTGATAAAGCATGGCATGCCATTCACTTTACTTTGACAGGTTGTCCTTTTGGTGGAGATGATGATAATATATTTAGCAAATTAGTACTAAGTGGAAACATACTTATGGAAATTGATGGAGAATTTCCTGTCATGTTGATTACAGCAAATGATGTAAAAAAACTATCAAAAGCAATGAACAGTTTGGAAGAACAAGCATTTAGAAAAAGATTTAATATTAATGAGATGTTAGAAAATAATATTTATCCTGTTATGAATGATGAGAGTGAAGATGATTTTTTTGAATATGTATGGGCAAATCTAATTGAGCTTAAAAAGTTTATACAAGAAGCATCTAATGATGGACTAGCTGTAATATTTTTTATAATGTGA
- the rnr gene encoding ribonuclease R — translation MIPGLKESLLGLINESAYNPLKKEELAEIFDIHSSEMPMFYNFLNELEEDGYICFTKKGKIVSPNQMGYFVGKFVSHKKGFGFVESDVEYTQDLFISSDNINGAMHNDRVMAEIVVPATEEKRAEGRIVKVIKREITRIVGTFQSSKTFGFVTPDNKKFTKDIYIPKKHFSGAVDNDKVVCEITVWPQEDRKPEGKIIEILGQKGERGVEIDSIIREHGLPEEFPKKVLQEAEAVAVEIPQEEIKRRRDLRDLNIFTIDGDDAKDLDDAISIEVLPNGNFKLGVHIADVTHYVREKNKLDKEALKRATSVYLVDKVIPMLPKTLSNGVCSLNPFEDKLTLSIFMEIDHKGNVVKHEICESVINSKARMTYTEVSDILEKDDEKLKKTFEHVVEDFKNAEILARILMSRREKRGAIDFNFPEAKIILNGKGEVVDIKPYERRISNKIIEEFMLISNETIAEHFYWMGIPFVYRIHETPSLEKMEELSKFISTFGYIIKGDKEEVHPKALQGIIEKIKGKKEEGAISTIMLRSLKQAKYSPECSGHFGLAAKFYCHFTSPIRRYPDLQIHRIIKESLNNKISGKRQEQLTTIVDYASVQSSEKERKAELAERDVHDFYKALYMKDKVGQEFEGVVSSVTSFGIFVELDNTIEGLIRLANMNDDYYIYDESSYSVLGERTKKSYKIGDLVKIKVESVNVDFKEIDFEIVEKIEE, via the coding sequence ATGATACCAGGACTTAAAGAAAGTTTGCTAGGATTAATAAATGAAAGTGCATATAATCCTCTAAAAAAAGAAGAATTAGCAGAAATATTTGATATACATTCATCAGAAATGCCAATGTTTTATAATTTTTTAAATGAATTAGAAGAAGATGGTTATATCTGCTTTACTAAAAAAGGAAAAATAGTATCTCCCAATCAAATGGGATACTTTGTTGGAAAATTTGTATCACACAAAAAGGGTTTTGGATTTGTAGAATCTGATGTTGAATATACACAGGATTTATTTATCTCAAGTGACAATATAAATGGTGCTATGCATAATGATAGAGTTATGGCAGAAATAGTAGTACCTGCAACTGAAGAAAAGAGAGCAGAAGGAAGAATAGTAAAAGTAATAAAGAGAGAAATAACTAGAATAGTAGGTACCTTCCAATCAAGTAAAACTTTTGGATTTGTAACACCAGACAACAAGAAATTTACTAAAGATATATATATACCTAAAAAACATTTTAGTGGAGCAGTAGATAATGATAAGGTAGTATGTGAAATTACAGTATGGCCACAAGAGGATAGAAAACCAGAAGGCAAAATTATAGAGATACTAGGTCAAAAAGGTGAAAGAGGCGTAGAAATAGATTCTATAATAAGAGAACATGGTCTTCCAGAAGAATTTCCAAAGAAAGTATTGCAAGAAGCAGAAGCTGTAGCTGTTGAGATTCCTCAAGAAGAGATAAAAAGAAGAAGAGATTTAAGAGATTTAAACATATTTACTATAGATGGAGATGACGCAAAAGACTTAGATGATGCCATATCAATAGAAGTATTACCTAATGGAAACTTCAAACTAGGAGTTCACATAGCTGATGTTACACATTATGTAAGAGAGAAAAATAAACTTGACAAGGAAGCCTTAAAAAGAGCTACATCAGTTTATTTAGTAGATAAAGTAATTCCAATGTTGCCAAAAACTCTTTCAAATGGAGTATGTAGCTTAAATCCATTTGAAGATAAGTTAACTCTTTCTATATTTATGGAAATAGACCATAAAGGAAATGTGGTTAAACATGAAATATGTGAATCTGTAATAAATTCAAAAGCTAGAATGACTTATACAGAAGTATCTGATATATTAGAAAAGGATGATGAAAAACTTAAAAAGACTTTTGAACATGTTGTTGAAGATTTTAAAAATGCTGAAATTTTAGCTAGGATTCTTATGTCAAGAAGGGAAAAAAGAGGAGCTATAGACTTCAATTTCCCAGAGGCAAAGATAATTCTAAATGGAAAAGGCGAAGTTGTAGATATAAAGCCATATGAAAGAAGAATATCTAATAAGATAATAGAAGAATTTATGCTTATAAGTAATGAGACAATTGCCGAACATTTTTACTGGATGGGAATACCGTTTGTGTATAGAATACATGAGACACCATCTTTGGAAAAAATGGAAGAATTGAGTAAGTTTATATCTACATTTGGATATATAATAAAAGGTGATAAAGAGGAAGTACATCCAAAAGCATTACAAGGTATAATAGAGAAAATAAAGGGCAAAAAAGAAGAAGGAGCTATCAGTACTATAATGCTTCGTTCTTTAAAACAAGCTAAGTACTCACCAGAATGTAGTGGACATTTTGGATTAGCAGCTAAATTCTACTGTCACTTTACTTCACCAATAAGAAGATATCCTGACCTTCAAATTCATAGAATAATAAAAGAATCTTTAAATAATAAAATAAGTGGAAAAAGACAAGAACAGCTTACTACTATAGTGGATTATGCATCTGTTCAATCATCCGAGAAAGAAAGAAAGGCAGAGTTAGCTGAAAGAGATGTACATGATTTCTATAAGGCTCTTTATATGAAGGATAAAGTTGGTCAAGAATTTGAGGGTGTTGTATCTAGCGTAACTTCATTTGGAATATTTGTTGAGTTAGATAATACTATAGAAGGGTTGATAAGACTTGCAAATATGAATGATGATTACTATATTTATGATGAGAGTTCTTATAGTGTTTTAGGAGAAAGAACTAAGAAGTCATATAAGATAGGAGACCTTGTTAAGATAAAGGTTGAAAGTGTTAATGTAGATTTTAAAGAAATTGACTTTGAGATAGTTGAAAAAATAGAGGAGTAG